In Deinococcus gobiensis I-0, one genomic interval encodes:
- a CDS encoding Nif3-like dinuclear metal center hexameric protein, translated as MTTPPSLTVRQAIDTLLARTGVPTLPRTADTFKTGDPDTPLRGVVTTFLATAQVIEQAAALGANLIVTHEPTFYSAEDTDDLAWLGGDPVTAEKRALIDRHGLVIWRFHDYWHLMRPDGIVTGVARELGWAVESPPGGPDEAVHAMTAGQAGDTRQAGAATSVAVTEPTPLLELARQVKARLGASSVRVVGPDDLIVRRVGLTLGALPGRMTIATLQRDDVDAVLCGETREWETCEYLRDSAHFGRPKAMLVVGHATSEEGGMAYLAEWLRDLLPGTPVTHLPSGDPFRSV; from the coding sequence ATGACCACCCCCCCCTCCCTGACCGTCCGGCAGGCCATCGACACCCTCCTGGCGCGGACGGGCGTGCCGACACTGCCCCGCACCGCCGACACCTTCAAGACCGGCGACCCGGACACGCCCCTGCGCGGCGTCGTCACGACCTTCCTGGCGACCGCGCAGGTCATCGAGCAGGCGGCGGCGCTCGGGGCCAACCTGATCGTCACCCACGAGCCGACCTTCTACTCGGCCGAGGACACCGACGACCTCGCCTGGCTGGGCGGCGATCCGGTGACGGCCGAGAAACGGGCGCTGATCGACCGGCACGGGCTGGTCATCTGGCGCTTTCACGACTACTGGCACCTCATGCGCCCGGACGGCATCGTGACGGGCGTGGCGCGGGAACTGGGCTGGGCGGTCGAGTCGCCCCCCGGCGGCCCGGACGAGGCGGTGCACGCCATGACCGCCGGGCAGGCGGGCGACACCCGGCAGGCCGGGGCCGCGACCAGCGTCGCCGTCACCGAGCCGACCCCGCTGCTGGAGCTCGCCCGGCAGGTCAAGGCCCGCCTGGGCGCGAGCAGCGTGCGCGTGGTCGGCCCCGACGACCTGATCGTGCGCCGCGTCGGCCTGACCCTGGGCGCGCTGCCGGGCCGGATGACCATCGCCACCCTGCAACGGGACGACGTGGACGCCGTGCTGTGCGGCGAGACCCGCGAGTGGGAAACCTGCGAGTACCTGCGCGACAGCGCGCACTTCGGCCGTCCCAAGGCCATGCTCGTGGTGGGCCACGCCACCAGCGAGGAGGGCGGCATGGCCTACCTGGCCGAGTGGCTGCGCGACCTCCTGCCCGGCACGCCGGTCACGCACCTGCCCAGCGGCGACCCTTTCCGGAGCGTCTGA
- a CDS encoding oligopeptide/dipeptide ABC transporter ATP-binding protein: MTRTQTPDPPTHTSTPLLDIRDLEVQYRRRRTDPVLRASDHVSLRVDPGETVGVVGESGSGKSTVAKAALGLTPVHAGRIELAGRDITHLGPRGRRDLSRVMQVVFQDPDASLNPYLRVGRSLAEPLEVHGVRGAELLARVATALEQVGLPPEAAGRYPAQFSGGQKQRLAIARALIVDPQLVICDEAVSALDLSVQAQILNLLAEQRRRRQLSYLFISHDIEVVRYLSDRIYVMYLGQVMETGPAHAVTGRPAHPYTQELLDSAPVADPRVQRRRSEEAARRVRHQGTAAAAPPATGCPFAPRCPYAADLCRAERPALRPTGGGGLSACHFYPQWQTWHAQGLRAEGVPL, translated from the coding sequence CCCGGTGCTGCGGGCCTCCGACCACGTCAGCCTGCGGGTGGACCCCGGCGAGACGGTGGGCGTGGTCGGCGAATCCGGCTCCGGGAAGTCCACGGTCGCCAAGGCGGCGCTGGGCCTGACCCCGGTACACGCGGGCCGCATCGAACTGGCCGGACGCGACATCACGCACCTCGGGCCACGCGGCCGGCGCGACCTGAGCCGGGTCATGCAGGTCGTCTTTCAGGACCCCGACGCCTCGCTCAACCCGTACCTGCGGGTCGGGCGCTCGCTCGCCGAGCCGCTGGAGGTCCACGGGGTGCGCGGGGCCGAGCTGCTCGCGCGGGTGGCGACCGCCCTCGAACAGGTCGGCCTGCCGCCCGAAGCGGCCGGGCGCTACCCCGCGCAGTTCTCGGGCGGGCAAAAGCAGCGCCTCGCCATCGCGCGCGCCCTGATCGTGGACCCGCAACTCGTCATCTGCGACGAGGCGGTCAGTGCGCTCGACCTCTCGGTGCAGGCGCAGATCCTCAACCTGCTGGCCGAGCAGCGGCGCCGCCGTCAGCTCAGCTACCTGTTCATCAGCCACGATATCGAGGTCGTGCGCTACCTCTCCGACCGCATCTACGTGATGTACCTGGGGCAGGTGATGGAGACCGGCCCGGCCCACGCCGTGACCGGCCGCCCGGCCCATCCCTACACCCAGGAACTTCTCGACTCTGCCCCGGTGGCCGACCCCAGGGTCCAGCGGCGCCGCAGCGAGGAAGCCGCCCGCCGTGTCCGGCATCAGGGGACCGCTGCGGCGGCGCCCCCGGCCACGGGCTGCCCGTTTGCGCCGCGCTGCCCCTACGCCGCCGACCTCTGCCGCGCCGAGCGCCCCGCCCTGCGCCCGACCGGGGGCGGCGGCCTGAGCGCCTGTCATTTCTATCCCCAGTGGCAGACCTGGCACGCCCAGGGCCTGCGCGCCGAAGGAGTCCCCCTATGA